One Gammaproteobacteria bacterium DNA window includes the following coding sequences:
- a CDS encoding glycerophosphodiester phosphodiesterase: MIRTRSFIAATAVSLLSLVTVTNVVHAQDKTPIVIAHRGASGYLPEHTLAAYSVAILQGADFVEPDLVMTKDGQLIARHDNVLDLTTDVASHTEFANRKTTKVVDGVSITGWFSEDFTLAEIKQLRAIERIPNVRPANARFDGQFEVPTLQEIIDLVKAQQQASGRKIGLYPETKHPTYFDGLGLSMEEPLVHILHRNGYDGKHDRVYIQSFEIGNLKDLRHMTRLPLVQLLWSDGKPYDVETAGGTLTYDQMATAAGLKEIAKYADAVGPEKNHFIIPLDSAGNLNPANATRFVNDAHAAGLLVHPYTFRAENTFLPTNYRSTGNANAFGDLAGEIKAFLATGIDGFFSDQSNIGVQARDTFVAGQ; this comes from the coding sequence ATGATCCGTACCCGGAGTTTCATCGCCGCTACCGCGGTAAGCCTGTTGAGCCTAGTGACTGTGACTAACGTCGTTCACGCACAAGATAAGACCCCGATCGTTATTGCCCATCGCGGCGCCAGCGGCTATTTGCCCGAGCACACGCTCGCCGCCTACAGCGTAGCGATCCTGCAAGGTGCCGATTTCGTCGAGCCGGATTTGGTCATGACCAAAGACGGCCAATTGATCGCCCGCCACGACAACGTGCTCGACCTGACGACCGATGTCGCCAGTCACACCGAGTTCGCCAACCGCAAGACCACCAAAGTCGTCGACGGCGTCAGCATCACCGGCTGGTTCAGCGAAGACTTCACGTTGGCCGAGATCAAGCAATTGCGCGCGATCGAACGCATCCCGAACGTGCGCCCGGCGAACGCGCGCTTCGACGGTCAGTTCGAAGTACCGACACTGCAGGAGATCATCGACCTCGTTAAAGCACAGCAACAAGCCAGCGGTCGCAAGATCGGCCTCTATCCCGAAACCAAACATCCGACTTACTTCGACGGCCTCGGCTTGTCGATGGAAGAACCGCTGGTACACATCCTCCACCGCAACGGCTACGACGGAAAACACGATCGCGTATATATCCAGTCGTTCGAGATCGGCAATCTCAAAGACTTGCGGCACATGACCCGGCTACCGTTAGTGCAGCTACTGTGGTCCGACGGCAAGCCGTATGACGTCGAGACCGCCGGCGGTACGCTGACTTACGACCAAATGGCGACCGCCGCCGGTCTGAAGGAAATCGCCAAGTATGCCGATGCCGTCGGTCCGGAAAAAAATCACTTCATCATTCCGCTCGACAGCGCCGGCAACTTAAACCCGGCAAACGCGACCCGCTTCGTCAACGACGCGCACGCCGCTGGATTGTTGGTGCACCCCTACACCTTCCGCGCCGAGAACACGTTCTTGCCGACTAACTATCGCTCGACCGGCAATGCGAACGCGTTCGGCGATCTCGCCGGCGAGATCAAAGCGTTTCTCGCGACCGGTATCGACGGATTCTTTAGCGATCAGAGCAATATCGGCGTGCAGGCGCGTGACACGTTTGTTGCTGGGCAATAA
- a CDS encoding FAD-dependent oxidoreductase yields the protein MKHVTIVGAGISGLACAHYLAQQGIGSTVLEATDQVGGKAGWVEQGGERFEIGGKNFGSNWTRFMALLNEFGFSGFDRQHGSFNIVIDGKLWQFDKKKVLQSGWKMMRALGPRGAYQFRQFLGAVSANYGKLNHSNGLIEEIERRYDHAPLSAHFSRRAAWGPVRMFSIIMGGAEPDEMHYSNLCLALNGFDKGSGHSLPDTTAALFAKLTAGKDIRRNTRVTEIVVDRSMVRGVKLVDSAGASFEPTDGLICATPLHALRHMLDVGETLDRELGKIRYSPVALINAVYERDVFTDDISSIMFDSSSPLGHCSANRQYKKNSVRYTIAGRRGRALIDATDAELLALAEQNFRRYLPLPGKAMTYHVARHRDGICGYAPNFTSIKRRMFEFLHGVPNLELAGDYLEGHNMEGCLTSAEYAVQRLLEKAVTMPVVAAQLPRLVVASV from the coding sequence ATGAAACATGTCACCATCGTCGGCGCCGGTATTAGCGGCTTGGCGTGCGCGCATTACCTAGCACAGCAGGGCATCGGTTCGACCGTGCTCGAAGCGACCGATCAAGTCGGCGGCAAAGCCGGTTGGGTAGAGCAGGGCGGCGAGCGCTTCGAGATCGGTGGCAAAAATTTCGGCTCGAACTGGACGCGCTTCATGGCGTTGTTGAACGAGTTTGGATTCTCCGGCTTCGACCGGCAGCACGGCAGCTTCAATATTGTCATCGACGGTAAGTTGTGGCAATTCGATAAAAAGAAAGTGCTGCAGAGCGGTTGGAAAATGATGCGCGCGCTCGGTCCGCGTGGGGCGTACCAGTTCCGTCAATTTCTCGGCGCGGTATCGGCCAATTACGGCAAGTTGAATCACAGCAACGGGCTGATCGAGGAAATCGAGCGGCGCTATGATCATGCACCGCTCAGTGCGCATTTTTCGCGGCGCGCTGCTTGGGGCCCGGTGCGCATGTTTTCCATCATCATGGGTGGCGCCGAGCCCGACGAGATGCATTATTCTAATCTGTGCCTAGCGTTGAACGGGTTCGACAAAGGCAGCGGCCATTCGTTGCCCGACACCACCGCTGCCTTGTTCGCCAAACTGACCGCCGGCAAAGACATAAGACGGAATACCCGCGTTACCGAGATCGTCGTCGATCGCTCGATGGTTCGCGGTGTGAAGTTGGTCGATAGCGCTGGTGCATCATTTGAGCCGACGGATGGGTTGATTTGCGCAACGCCGTTGCATGCCTTGCGGCACATGTTGGATGTCGGCGAGACGCTCGATCGTGAGCTCGGTAAAATTCGCTATTCGCCGGTGGCGTTAATCAACGCCGTATACGAACGTGATGTGTTTACCGACGACATCAGCTCGATCATGTTCGATAGCAGCAGCCCGTTGGGCCATTGTTCCGCTAATCGCCAATACAAAAAGAACTCCGTGCGCTACACCATCGCCGGGCGTCGTGGACGCGCGCTGATCGATGCTACCGACGCCGAGCTGTTGGCGCTGGCGGAACAAAATTTTCGGCGTTATTTGCCGTTGCCCGGCAAGGCCATGACTTATCATGTCGCGCGCCATCGCGACGGAATTTGCGGCTATGCGCCGAACTTCACGAGCATCAAGCGGCGCATGTTCGAATTCTTGCACGGTGTGCCGAATCTGGAGCTGGCCGGCGATTATCTGGAGGGGCACAACATGGAAGGCTGCCTGACGTCGGCGGAGTATGCGGTACAGCGGCTATTGGAAAAAGCAGTGACGATGCCGGTTGTTGCTGCGCAGCTGCCGCGATTGGTGGTTGCGTCGGTTTAA
- the trpA gene encoding tryptophan synthase subunit alpha: protein MGPIEQHFYRNRARNKPGLVAYLTVGDPSMAATEQLIETLELGGADLIELCVPFPNSPTDGPTLLESHRRGLAAGADVAATLQMLASIGVARRVPVALLADYFHSVRPLGLERFADDCVTAGVEGVFVHALPPLLRERARLILDERGLEWIVSFYLNSDEQRRQWSYQHCRGMIYLVAHYGRSGGNFSFDADTLAQIKRIRAETSKPLAVGFGIKGRQELELIYGTGVDAAVIGSALVKQIETRLTQPPARIARAVGDYLQRNYGVLLTATPESNTEVNPILARQP, encoded by the coding sequence ATGGGTCCCATTGAGCAGCATTTCTATCGCAATCGTGCGCGCAACAAACCGGGATTGGTGGCGTATCTCACCGTCGGCGATCCGAGCATGGCGGCGACCGAGCAACTGATCGAAACGCTGGAACTCGGCGGCGCCGATCTGATCGAGCTGTGCGTGCCGTTCCCGAATTCGCCGACCGACGGGCCGACCCTATTGGAATCGCATCGCCGCGGATTGGCCGCCGGCGCCGATGTCGCCGCGACGTTGCAAATGCTTGCGTCCATTGGTGTCGCCCGACGCGTGCCGGTGGCGCTGCTGGCCGATTATTTCCACAGCGTGCGACCGCTGGGGCTAGAGCGTTTCGCCGATGATTGTGTGACCGCCGGCGTCGAAGGTGTGTTCGTGCATGCGTTGCCGCCGCTGTTGCGCGAAAGGGCGCGGTTGATTTTGGACGAGCGTGGCTTGGAGTGGATCGTTAGCTTTTATCTCAATTCCGACGAGCAACGGCGGCAATGGAGTTACCAGCACTGTCGCGGCATGATTTATCTGGTGGCGCATTACGGCCGCAGTGGCGGTAATTTCAGCTTCGATGCCGACACGCTGGCGCAGATCAAGCGCATTCGTGCCGAGACCAGCAAGCCGTTGGCCGTCGGCTTCGGCATTAAAGGACGGCAGGAATTGGAATTGATCTACGGTACCGGCGTCGACGCGGCGGTGATCGGCAGCGCGCTAGTCAAACAGATCGAGACCCGGTTAACGCAACCGCCGGCACGCATCGCCCGTGCCGTCGGCGATTATCTCCAACGAAATTATGGCGTGTTGCTCACGGCGACGCCAGAGTCGAACACGGAAGTGAACCCCATTTTAGCGAGGCAGCCATGA
- a CDS encoding indole-3-glycerol-phosphate synthase encodes MLRFNEALWCAARAGAIPLIAEVKAHSAVRGDLLHGRSVEHIADSYQRSPACCLSVVTGKWFKGHVDLLRQVAAVVDKPILRKDFIISAREVDRSAELGASAVLLTRKLMTADHFQTLLDYTLQIGLTPFVEVADENEIRDLSLPAGALLAINNRDIGQRETDDGTIANSLALLDLAKRVALRVISASAIDSAEQARLLIERGFDGVLVGTSLLLAPNLQRALDDYRVVEPVL; translated from the coding sequence ATGTTGCGATTCAACGAGGCGCTATGGTGTGCCGCTCGTGCCGGTGCCATTCCACTGATCGCCGAAGTCAAAGCGCATTCGGCGGTACGCGGCGATTTACTGCACGGGCGCTCGGTCGAGCATATCGCCGACAGCTACCAACGCTCGCCGGCGTGTTGCCTGTCGGTTGTTACCGGCAAATGGTTTAAAGGTCATGTCGATCTGCTGCGACAAGTCGCGGCAGTGGTCGATAAGCCGATCCTGCGCAAGGATTTCATCATCAGTGCGCGCGAAGTCGATCGTTCGGCGGAACTCGGTGCCAGCGCCGTGTTGTTGACGCGAAAGCTGATGACGGCCGATCACTTCCAGACGTTACTCGATTACACCCTCCAGATCGGACTCACGCCGTTTGTCGAGGTCGCGGACGAGAATGAGATACGCGACTTATCGCTGCCGGCCGGCGCGTTGTTGGCGATCAACAACCGCGATATCGGCCAGCGCGAAACCGACGACGGCACCATTGCCAACAGCCTCGCATTGCTCGATTTGGCCAAGCGTGTGGCGCTGCGGGTGATCAGCGCCAGCGCCATCGACAGCGCCGAGCAGGCACGCTTACTGATCGAGCGCGGTTTCGACGGCGTGCTGGTCGGTACATCGCTGTTGTTGGCGCCCAATCTGCAGCGGGCGCTGGACGACTATCGTGTCGTTGAGCCGGTGTTATGA
- a CDS encoding AMP-binding protein, whose amino-acid sequence MNIANLLAKAAQRAPDKTAVVFQGTSLTYAELERVADAVALSLGTRGINAGDRVGLLLPKSPLALAAIFGVLKLGATYVPLDIGSPVSRIESICRSADIRGVIGVPPTLTPLADSAELTRTVASWTLQELSESTPSTSAVTSIAADATAVIFFTSGSTGVPKGVMIGHPAIRCFVEWVVDAFKLTDRDVLVSHAPWQFDLSLLDIYAAVASGATLVLVPEPWAANGKQLTRLIRDSGVTVWQSVPSALTLMVHTDADAVLPGMREVLFAGERMPLKTLAGAYRQFPNAVFNNIYGCTETNDTFYYRLPTNFAEVAQPLPIGRPLPYVDYQIVDEYGEPVELDTPGRLLVSGPTQLQAYVGAVDAATDGAGYYDTKDIVREDADGLLHYLGRSDSIVKTSGYRVNLLEIEGALEANQRVAEAAVIAVADDMISSKLVAYVRTRDGEKLTTLDVKCHLAERLPKYAIPHEIKFVQEQLPKTVTGKTNRTLLAQSYS is encoded by the coding sequence ATGAACATTGCGAATTTGTTAGCAAAAGCGGCGCAACGTGCGCCGGACAAGACCGCGGTCGTATTTCAGGGAACTTCACTGACCTACGCCGAGTTGGAACGGGTCGCCGATGCGGTGGCGCTGAGCTTGGGTACACGCGGCATCAACGCCGGCGATCGCGTCGGTTTGTTGCTACCGAAATCGCCGTTGGCGCTGGCAGCTATCTTCGGTGTGTTGAAGCTGGGCGCCACTTACGTGCCGTTGGACATCGGTAGTCCGGTTAGCCGCATCGAATCGATTTGTCGTAGCGCCGACATCCGCGGTGTCATCGGCGTTCCGCCAACGTTGACGCCGCTTGCCGACAGCGCCGAGCTGACGCGGACGGTAGCGTCGTGGACCTTACAGGAATTGAGCGAGTCGACACCGAGCACGAGTGCCGTCACGTCGATAGCCGCGGACGCGACCGCGGTCATCTTCTTTACCTCCGGTTCCACCGGTGTGCCGAAGGGCGTCATGATCGGTCATCCGGCGATCCGTTGCTTTGTCGAGTGGGTGGTAGATGCTTTCAAGCTGACCGACCGAGACGTGCTCGTCAGTCATGCGCCGTGGCAATTCGATCTGTCGTTGCTCGACATCTATGCCGCTGTTGCCAGCGGCGCCACCTTGGTGTTGGTGCCGGAGCCCTGGGCCGCCAACGGCAAGCAACTCACGCGGCTAATTCGAGACAGCGGCGTTACCGTCTGGCAATCGGTGCCGTCGGCGCTGACGCTGATGGTGCATACCGATGCAGATGCCGTGCTGCCGGGTATGCGCGAAGTACTGTTCGCCGGCGAGCGCATGCCGCTGAAGACCTTAGCCGGTGCTTATCGCCAATTTCCGAACGCGGTCTTCAATAATATCTACGGCTGCACCGAGACCAACGACACCTTCTATTACCGTTTGCCGACTAACTTCGCCGAAGTCGCGCAGCCGTTGCCGATCGGCCGGCCGTTGCCCTACGTCGATTACCAAATCGTCGACGAGTATGGCGAACCGGTCGAGCTAGACACGCCCGGCCGGCTGTTGGTGAGCGGACCGACGCAGCTGCAAGCTTACGTCGGTGCGGTCGACGCGGCGACCGACGGCGCCGGCTACTACGACACCAAGGATATCGTCCGCGAAGACGCCGATGGGTTGCTGCATTACCTCGGCCGCAGCGATTCGATCGTCAAGACCTCGGGCTATCGGGTGAATTTACTGGAGATCGAAGGCGCGTTGGAGGCTAACCAGCGCGTGGCCGAAGCCGCCGTCATCGCCGTTGCCGACGATATGATCAGCAGCAAGCTGGTGGCGTACGTACGCACGCGCGACGGCGAAAAACTGACGACGCTCGACGTGAAGTGCCACTTGGCCGAGCGCCTACCGAAGTACGCGATCCCGCACGAAATTAAATTCGTCCAAGAGCAGTTACCGAAAACCGTCACCGGCAAGACCAACCGGACGTTGCTGGCGCAGTCCTATTCTTAA
- a CDS encoding acyl-CoA dehydrogenase family protein: protein MITWTEEQEALREPIEKCVHSINKDCIARDERGEFPRDGWQKLAELGLFRLPFPEAYGGLGQDVLTTMYVLEELGRCCRDGGFNQAVSTHLVSTGVPLNRFGSDALKARYLPAVCDGRLIGAHAMTEPNSGSDAMAMRTRAVLKDDRYVLNGSKTFISNAPIADLLVVYAITNPDGTALDALTAFLVDRRTPGVSVGNPLKKMGQRTGPIAEVFLDDVVVPADHIIGRAGLGFAIFNYVMKWEVLLSFVINCGEMDRRLNDCIDYVRQRKTFGQPIGKYQAVSHKLADMKIGLELARNWLYHTGAMFQRGKNITAEVAIAKVAASEFNVESALSAIRIFGGAGYMVESGIESGLRDAVAGTIYTGTNEMQRNYIAAMLGL, encoded by the coding sequence ATGATTACCTGGACTGAGGAACAAGAAGCGCTACGCGAGCCGATCGAAAAATGCGTGCACTCTATTAATAAGGACTGTATCGCCCGTGACGAACGTGGCGAATTTCCGCGCGACGGTTGGCAGAAGTTGGCAGAGCTGGGCTTGTTCCGACTGCCGTTTCCCGAGGCCTACGGCGGTCTTGGGCAAGATGTGTTAACGACGATGTACGTGCTGGAAGAGCTCGGTCGCTGTTGTCGTGATGGTGGCTTCAACCAAGCGGTGTCGACGCATCTCGTTAGCACCGGAGTGCCGCTCAACCGTTTCGGCAGCGATGCGCTCAAAGCGCGCTACCTACCGGCGGTTTGCGACGGCCGCTTGATCGGTGCCCACGCGATGACTGAGCCGAACAGCGGCTCGGACGCCATGGCGATGCGTACGCGCGCCGTGCTCAAGGACGACCGCTATGTGCTCAACGGCTCGAAGACCTTCATCAGTAACGCGCCGATCGCCGATCTGCTGGTGGTATACGCCATCACTAATCCCGACGGCACGGCGCTGGATGCGTTGACGGCGTTTCTGGTGGATCGCCGTACACCGGGCGTCAGCGTCGGCAATCCGTTGAAGAAGATGGGCCAACGTACCGGGCCGATCGCCGAGGTATTTCTCGACGATGTCGTCGTACCGGCCGATCACATTATCGGCCGAGCCGGTTTGGGTTTCGCCATTTTCAATTACGTCATGAAGTGGGAAGTGCTGCTGTCGTTTGTGATTAATTGCGGCGAAATGGATCGGCGGTTGAACGATTGCATCGACTACGTGCGCCAGCGCAAAACCTTCGGCCAGCCGATCGGCAAGTATCAAGCGGTATCGCACAAGCTGGCCGATATGAAGATCGGTTTGGAGTTGGCGCGCAATTGGCTGTACCACACCGGCGCCATGTTCCAGCGCGGAAAAAATATCACGGCTGAAGTCGCCATCGCCAAAGTGGCGGCGAGCGAGTTCAACGTCGAATCGGCGTTATCGGCGATTCGCATCTTCGGCGGCGCCGGTTACATGGTCGAGTCCGGCATTGAGAGCGGATTGCGCGACGCCGTCGCCGGCACGATTTACACAGGCACTAACGAAATGCAGCGGAACTACATCGCCGCCATGCTGGGGTTATAA
- a CDS encoding beta-ketoacyl-[acyl-carrier-protein] synthase family protein, with protein sequence MAQRHDVAITGLGVVSAVGIGVDRFWTGLLDGEPVLRQPEWADGQRFRVGHAAISQPTDDMAGGGSERHECAKRGIRAAWQAVFDARLEGLPPSAELFVGTTSGGEIDRVGAAIDGSMALPADALAYAEAHSAAAAIASEFFLDQPAHVVSSACTSSGIAIAFAYEKIRSGALDIALVGGCDVLRPADFGGFNAIRAVAPDTCRPFDVARKGVLMADGAAFLLLESSASARRRGCRIYAELVGAGYSADASHVTAPDPSGIERAMAMAIADAKIDVGAIEYVNCHGTGTPLNDVAEIDALDRTFGKHLSGVHVTSTKSVTGHLLGTAGAIEALITTLVIARQQIPPMKTVNKLEPRAHFQTVLDKPVARNVRVALSNSLGFGGTNVSLLFARPAEAALPQSFLDY encoded by the coding sequence ATGGCACAACGACACGACGTCGCCATCACCGGTTTGGGCGTGGTCAGCGCCGTTGGTATCGGCGTCGATCGCTTTTGGACTGGCCTGCTCGACGGCGAGCCGGTATTGCGGCAACCGGAGTGGGCCGACGGACAACGTTTTCGCGTCGGCCATGCGGCCATCAGTCAACCGACTGACGATATGGCGGGCGGCGGCAGCGAGCGTCACGAATGCGCCAAGCGCGGCATCCGTGCGGCGTGGCAGGCGGTGTTCGACGCACGACTCGAGGGTCTGCCGCCGTCGGCGGAATTATTCGTCGGCACCACCAGCGGCGGCGAGATCGATCGCGTCGGCGCCGCCATCGACGGCTCGATGGCGTTACCGGCCGATGCGCTCGCTTATGCCGAGGCACACAGCGCGGCGGCGGCGATCGCCAGCGAATTTTTTCTGGACCAGCCGGCGCACGTCGTTTCTTCGGCCTGCACCAGCAGCGGCATCGCCATCGCTTTCGCTTACGAAAAAATTCGTAGTGGTGCGCTCGACATAGCATTGGTCGGTGGCTGCGATGTGCTGCGGCCGGCCGACTTCGGCGGCTTCAACGCGATTCGCGCCGTTGCTCCCGACACCTGCCGGCCATTCGATGTCGCCCGCAAGGGCGTGCTAATGGCAGACGGCGCCGCATTTTTATTGCTCGAATCCAGCGCCAGCGCGCGCCGGCGCGGTTGCCGTATTTATGCCGAGCTCGTTGGCGCCGGTTATAGCGCTGACGCGAGCCATGTGACCGCGCCCGATCCGAGTGGCATTGAGCGCGCCATGGCGATGGCGATCGCCGACGCCAAGATCGACGTCGGTGCCATCGAATACGTCAACTGCCACGGCACCGGTACACCGCTCAACGATGTCGCCGAGATCGATGCGCTCGATCGCACCTTCGGCAAGCATCTTTCCGGCGTGCATGTGACCTCGACCAAGTCGGTCACCGGTCATCTGCTAGGCACCGCCGGTGCCATCGAAGCGTTGATCACGACGTTGGTGATTGCGCGCCAGCAAATCCCGCCGATGAAGACCGTCAACAAGCTCGAACCGCGTGCCCATTTTCAAACCGTTCTCGATAAACCGGTGGCAAGAAACGTGCGCGTGGCATTGTCGAACTCGCTCGGCTTCGGCGGCACCAACGTGAGCTTGTTGTTCGCACGACCGGCTGAAGCGGCGTTGCCACAATCGTTTCTGGATTACTAA
- a CDS encoding ectoine synthase — protein sequence MIIRKLEEISGTERDIAWGNGQSRRFLIARDGMGFSVTDTLVKAGSSSLLEYKNHLEACYCVEGEGEVVDYTTQKTHAITPGTIYALDKHEKHVLNAKTDLRLVCVFNPPLNGSEKHRLNGDDSSSY from the coding sequence ATGATTATTCGTAAGCTAGAGGAAATTTCCGGAACCGAACGCGACATCGCCTGGGGCAACGGCCAGAGCCGGCGTTTCCTGATTGCGCGGGACGGCATGGGTTTTTCGGTGACCGATACGTTGGTCAAGGCCGGCAGCTCGTCGCTGCTCGAATACAAAAATCATTTGGAGGCGTGTTATTGCGTCGAGGGTGAGGGCGAAGTGGTCGACTACACGACCCAAAAGACCCACGCCATTACGCCGGGCACGATCTACGCGCTCGACAAGCACGAGAAGCACGTGCTCAACGCTAAGACCGACTTGCGTTTGGTATGTGTATTCAACCCGCCGTTGAACGGCAGCGAGAAGCACCGTTTGAACGGCGACGACAGTTCGAGTTACTGA
- a CDS encoding DUF2798 domain-containing protein has translation MKIPSKYQNLLFAAMMGFFMSIFMSGAILWINTGLDHQFLLRWARAITVSFPISVPLVILLAPLVRTCVARVTG, from the coding sequence ATGAAAATACCTAGCAAATATCAAAACCTGTTGTTCGCCGCCATGATGGGATTTTTTATGTCCATCTTCATGTCCGGCGCGATCCTGTGGATCAACACCGGCCTCGACCACCAGTTTCTGTTGCGCTGGGCGCGGGCGATTACCGTGTCGTTCCCGATTTCGGTGCCGCTGGTCATTCTGCTGGCACCGCTGGTGAGAACATGCGTCGCGCGCGTTACCGGATAA
- a CDS encoding acyl carrier protein: MSRLDSLVKVVREKLSLDVIEIGLDTHFFRELKADSVNHLSLISAIENEYGVEVKDEEYEKLNSLNEIIDFLQSKGVALQPNS; this comes from the coding sequence ATGAGCCGATTGGACAGTTTGGTCAAGGTAGTACGCGAGAAGCTGAGCTTGGATGTGATCGAGATCGGTCTCGACACGCATTTCTTTCGTGAGCTTAAAGCCGATTCGGTGAATCACCTATCGCTGATCAGCGCGATCGAGAACGAATACGGCGTCGAAGTGAAGGACGAGGAATACGAAAAGTTGAACAGCTTGAACGAGATCATCGATTTCCTGCAGAGCAAAGGAGTGGCATTGCAGCCGAATAGCTGA
- a CDS encoding 3-oxoacyl-ACP reductase FabG translates to MKSSGKPVALVTGASKGIGAAVAKALASDGYAVAINYNRSLDGANAVLHDIKAAGGDGVVVRADVADEQQVVAMMQTIKQQLGSISVLVNNAGIGVDKAVFRMSADEWNRVIATNLNGAFYCIRHSVTSMLKAGNGRIINITSISAHKGSPGQANYAASKAGLIGMTHCLANELGRAGVTVNCVTPGLVKTEMTAGMPEEKFQAISKRIPMGRLGQAEDTAHLVCFLCSPAASYVTGQVIVADGGLTCNVN, encoded by the coding sequence ATGAAGTCGAGCGGTAAACCGGTAGCGTTAGTGACCGGCGCCTCCAAAGGCATCGGTGCGGCGGTGGCGAAAGCACTGGCAAGCGACGGTTACGCCGTCGCTATCAATTACAACCGTTCGCTCGACGGTGCCAATGCCGTGTTGCACGACATCAAGGCAGCGGGCGGCGACGGTGTCGTCGTGCGGGCCGATGTTGCCGACGAGCAGCAGGTCGTTGCCATGATGCAGACGATTAAACAGCAGCTCGGTTCGATATCCGTGCTCGTCAACAACGCCGGCATCGGCGTCGACAAGGCGGTGTTCCGCATGAGTGCCGACGAGTGGAACCGCGTTATCGCTACCAACCTCAACGGCGCGTTCTACTGCATCCGTCACAGCGTGACGTCCATGCTCAAGGCCGGCAATGGCCGGATCATCAACATCACCTCGATCAGCGCGCATAAAGGGTCGCCCGGGCAGGCGAACTATGCGGCGTCGAAGGCCGGGTTGATCGGTATGACGCATTGCTTGGCGAACGAGCTCGGACGCGCTGGGGTCACGGTCAATTGCGTGACGCCTGGATTGGTAAAGACGGAAATGACCGCCGGTATGCCGGAGGAGAAATTTCAGGCGATCAGCAAGCGCATACCGATGGGGCGTTTGGGGCAGGCGGAAGATACGGCGCATCTGGTTTGTTTTCTCTGTAGTCCGGCAGCGTCGTATGTGACCGGGCAGGTGATCGTCGCCGATGGTGGTTTAACGTGTAACGTAAATTAG
- a CDS encoding beta-hydroxyacyl-ACP dehydratase has translation MEMLTTKSILSALPHSHPFVFVDRIIERVLGEYVKGVKAVSYNESYFPGHFSDGPILPAVVMIEAASQVAGFLVDIGGDCMARIVGVERFQFQKAVEPGCLLEIEVRQKSRRRNVIFADTILSVEGEKVASGSLQIYVKEPDVKKTETVLGEVNEVER, from the coding sequence ATGGAAATGTTAACGACCAAGAGTATTTTGTCGGCACTGCCTCATTCACACCCGTTTGTGTTCGTTGACAGGATTATCGAGCGCGTACTAGGGGAATATGTCAAAGGCGTTAAAGCAGTGAGCTACAACGAATCGTACTTTCCGGGACATTTTTCCGATGGACCTATTTTGCCGGCGGTCGTCATGATCGAAGCGGCATCGCAGGTTGCCGGCTTTTTGGTCGACATCGGCGGCGATTGTATGGCGCGTATCGTCGGCGTCGAACGGTTTCAGTTTCAGAAGGCGGTGGAACCGGGTTGCTTGCTCGAGATCGAGGTACGGCAAAAGAGTCGGCGCCGTAACGTGATCTTCGCCGACACCATCTTGTCGGTCGAGGGTGAAAAAGTGGCGTCGGGTTCGCTGCAAATTTACGTCAAAGAGCCGGATGTAAAAAAAACGGAGACCGTACTGGGAGAGGTCAATGAAGTCGAGCGGTAA